A genome region from Leguminivora glycinivorella isolate SPB_JAAS2020 chromosome 13, LegGlyc_1.1, whole genome shotgun sequence includes the following:
- the LOC125232442 gene encoding LOW QUALITY PROTEIN: high affinity copper uptake protein 1 (The sequence of the model RefSeq protein was modified relative to this genomic sequence to represent the inferred CDS: inserted 1 base in 1 codon), translating into MEDGCSGHMHAMVFHTGVCQEILFSGWMTTTALELFGSAVAIFLAGVLYEGXKYYREALHARATSVRGDSQVNITKNECGANGNCGGTAVVKYSMLSMGHFIQTLLHIVQSTASYVLMLVFMTYNVWLCIALVAGLAVGYFCFGWRKNTVVDVTEHCQ; encoded by the exons ATGGAGGACGGCTGCTCCGGACACATGCACGCCATGGTG TTCCACACGGGAGTCTGCCAAGAGATCCTGTTCAGCGGGTGGATGACCACGACTGCGCTGGAGCTGTTCGGTTCAGCGGTTGCCATCTTCCTGGCAGGCGTGCTGTACGAGG TCAAGTACTACAGGGAAGCGCTGCACGCGCGCGCCACCTCCGTGCGCGGAGACTCGCAGGTCAACATCACCAAGAACGAGTGCGGCGCCAATGGGAACTGCGGGGGCACTGCTGTcgttaa ATACTCGATGCTCTCAATGGGTCACTTCATCCAGACCCTCCTCCACATCGTGCAGTCGACGGCGTCGTACGTGCTGATGCTGGTGTTCATGACCTACAACGTGTGGCTCTGCATCGCGCTGGTGGCCGGCCTCGCCGTCGGCTACTTCTGCTTCGGCTGGCGCAAGAACACCGTCGTCGACGTCACGGAGCACTGTCAATAG
- the LOC125232561 gene encoding juvenile hormone esterase-like — MRWLALCCALCSAVGRRFPLPPPPHRDVETSSGVARGYLLPRPPHYAFLGLPYARAPQPHTRFRAAESPVRWDGVFEAAYRVRCAQPGQRGDPACLVLNVFAPERAAAAAAAGPVLVHLHAGHFATGWGSHSAPPRLLQEFVVVTLNHRLGADGFLCLGTRAAPGNAGLKDLVAALEWIHDNIEKFGGDASQVTLYGTGAGAAAAELLLLSGAIDGYVQRAILEGGSALAPAALAADPAGAALQVAEALGYEDDGTKTNEHLTDFYQNIPVEKTLNYSNRFAPCVESVAEYSSALLIKDPREILQTGIFKSIPLLIAYSKERSLDDDEMFQTLPHKFEDLLPNNLLFDSEELKKRVGEQVQETYFGGQEAGADIIEHFESYMNDVFAAYPAVKSAALHAAASDAPVYLMEFKPRDQTNTIYQYVFGKESLNEVEEEIAVKLVTMWSNFLKFSDPTPLETSILPEIWRPVTVRIRNERPDISTAACLVLDLSQVTLEMGVPSSGHTLPIWDHIYEIFYKSHTPKLHLSESDVLLYNEELAFISIKSQHESTKKGSNSGGNKENRPDGEGIVEEENDRNGQDEEGSVAGDNDRNRVDEEGSVTEEQDPNRQEEEGNDTNGQEEEQSVVGDNDTPPPQEEGSEAEDNDTKRQDGAGSADNDSHENDDKPKNVNYDIYDNVPVTDDNAEDEESVGSVDDY; from the exons GCTGCGGAGTCGCCTGTGCGGTGGGACGGCGTGTTCGAGGCGGCGTACCGCGTGCGCTGCGCGCAGCCCGGGCAGCGCGGCGACCCCGCCTGCCTCGTGCTCAACGTGTTCGCGCCcgagcgcgccgccgccgccgccgccgccggccccGTGCTCGTGCACCTGCACGCCGGACACTTCGCCACCGG ATGGGGATCTCACAGCGCACCTCCTCGCCTCCTGCAGGAGTTCGTGGTGGTGACGCTGAACCACCGCCTCGGCGCCGACGGGTTCCTGTGCCTGGGCACGCGGGCGGCGCCCGGCAACGCGGGGCTCAAGGACCTGGTGGCCGCCTTGGAGTGGATCCATGATAATATTGAGAAATTCGGCGGGGACGCCTCGCAG GTGACGCTGTACGGgacgggcgcgggcgcggccgcCGCGGAGCTGCTGCTGCTGTCGGGCGCCATCGACGGGTACGTGCAGCGCGCCATCCTGGAGGGCGGGTCGGCGCTGGCGCCCGCCGCGCTGGCCGCCGACCCCGCCGGCGCGGCGCTGCAGGTGGCCGAGGCGCTCGGCTACGAGGACGACGGTACCAAAACTAATGAACACCTCACTGATTTCTACCAGAACATCCCCGTTGAGAAAACGCTCAATTATTCTAACAGGTTTGCGCCCTGCGTTGAAAGCGTGGCAGAGTACTCTTCGGCTTTATTAATTAAGGACCCTAGAGAAATTTTACAAACTGGCATATTCAAGTCTATCCCTCTTTTAATTGCGTACTCGAAAGAACGATCGTTGGACGACGACGAAATGTTCCAAACTTTGCCGCATAAGTTTGAAGATCTTCTGCCGAACAATTTATTATTCGACAGTGAGGAATTAAAGAAAAGAGTCGGTGAGCAGGTGCAGGAAACTTACTTTGGCGGGCAGGAGGCGGGCGCGGACATAATAGAGCACTTCGAGAGCTACATGAACGACGTGTTCGCGGCGTACCCGGCCGTGAAGAGCGCCGCGCTGCACGCGGCCGCCAGCGACGCGCCCGTCTACCTCATGGAGTTCAAGCCCCGGGACCAAACTAATACCATTTATCAATATGTTTTTGGTAAAGAATCCCTTAATGAAGTAGAGGAAGAAATTGCTGTGAAATTGGTGACCATGTGGAGTAACTTTTTGAAGTTTAG tGACCCTACACCCTTGGAAACTTCGATATTGCCAGAAATATGGCGGCCAGTCACTGTCCGCATAAGGAACGAGAGGCCGGACATCAGCACCGCCGCGTGCCTCGTGCTGGACCTGAGCCAGGTCACGCTGGAGATGGGCGTGCCCAGCTCGGGGCACACCTTGCCCATTTGGGACCACATTTACGAAATCTTCTATAAATCGCACACACCAAAGCTTCATCTGTCGGAGAGTGATGTGCTGCTGTACAATGAAGAGCTCGCTTTTATTTCCATTAAAAGCCAACATGAGAGTACCAAGAAAGGAAGTAATTCTGGAGGGAATAAAGAAAATAGACCTGATGGGGAGGGAATTGTTGAGGAAGAAAATGACAGGAACGGGCAAGATGAGGAGGGAAGTGTTGCGGGAGACAATGACAGAAACAGAGTAGATGAGGAGGGCAGTGTTACGGAAGAACAAGACCCAAACAGACAAGAGGAGGAGGGCAATGACACAAACGGACAAGAGGAGGAGCAAAGTGTTGTGGGAGACAATGACACACCTCCACCGCAGGAGGAGGGAAGTGAAGCGGAAGACAATGACACCAAGAGACAGGATGGGGCGGGGAGTGCTGACAATGACAGTCATGAAAATGATGATAAACCGAAAAATGTGAACTATGACATTTATGATAATGTTCCTGTCACAGATGATAATGCTGAAGATGAAGAGTCTGTTGGTAGTGTTGATGATTATTGA